From the Coffea eugenioides isolate CCC68of chromosome 1, Ceug_1.0, whole genome shotgun sequence genome, the window ATTTTTTTCGTGTACTAGTTCAGAACATTTGTCCTTGATGCTTCTTCTTAGTTGTCACTGAAAAGATATAGAGCTTTTTGGGGTTGCAAAAGATGGAAACGTGGGGAGTGCGTGCTGCCTAGTGGACCATATGAGTAGAGCAAACAACGATTTTGGACGTCAATGTTTAACCACCATTTGTCAAGCTGGCCTAGTTTGGAGGAGAGGGCCCTTCCCAAGTCATACAGCAAAAACGGGACAGGGATAATTCCTTTTCCAATGCATCTTTTGTCATTCTCAATAATTCCTTCTAAAATACTCCAGACTTCCAGCTTTGATCAATTATATGGACATCATCCCTTTTCATATTGGGTGATGATTTCTGTGATCATCTCcaagctttcttttttccttgatCAAGCTTAATTACTCCCTTTCTGAAGTTCAAGAAATTGAAGCATCTGGGGCATAACAATTGGGTTTCAGCTGATTAGGGGAATCTTTCAAGAATCTAAGGCAAACCCTTTTGATATATTGTTCTCAAAATTTCTCTTAGTTGGATAAGCTATGAGAATAGCTATAGCTATAGCTTTTTAAAGTATATACTATTCTTTTGATCTTGAAGAGGTATGAGCTATAGCTTTTTCAGTATGTACTACTCTCAAGTTACTGGAGGTTTTTACAGTTAtagattttttgtttttccttgatTTGTTGTGGGATTTGCAATTATATGCTCAGAAAAGAACATAGCTTTTGTTGCTGAAGTTTGAAACCCCAAAGGGTATGATTACATTGCTTTTTTCATGTACAAAAGGGGATTTTTATAGCTGAAGTTTGAAGCCTAAAAGAGAATTTGTGGTGTTGTTTTGTCATGTTGCCTGATCAGTGTGGATCTAGCTTGCTTCTGCATCTACCAGATGATGTTCTAATCATAGTCACCAAGTCCCCCACTCCCAAGGATTTAGGTAATCTTGGCCTTTGCTGTCGAGGGCTGTGTGAATTAGTGGCCTCTGAGAAGGTCTGGCTTGCACAGTGTGATAAACTGGGGGTAGTTCCTTATAAGGATCTTAGTGAGTGGAGGAAAGGAGGCGATTTGCCGGTTTATTGTTGGTGTCTTTCCTCTGCTTGGAATATGGGTTCACCAAAATCCTGAGCTTGGCAATGTAGTTTATGTCATGCCTGGTTTTGTGTCGGTTGTTGGGTGCCGAATTATAGCTCAAGAAATTGGACCTTTAGGGATTGAAGATGGCCCAATTCTATGGGCGCCCGCTTTTGAGATTCTTTGTGATTTTGAGGGCTCAGCTGAATTTTTCTTGCATGGAAGGGAGAGAGACCATGATTACGTCTATCCTGGTTCACTCAAGGCAGTTGATAGGGCTtgtaatataatatacataatataatatattatacataatatatatttatacattattacatattatgtatattatatattatacataacatTATCATACATTATTATAcacaataatgtacataataatgAAAGTacattaataatgtatatattataatgcaatgtacataatatattatgtattcAATATTTGTGCTTCTCCCTGTACCAACCCGTTGTCATCCCTTGTTGTGCTCATCCCCATATCTCAACTTTACCAGTCTTATCCCCATATATCAACTTTACCAGTTTTATTCCCATATCTCAACTTCCCTAGTTGTGCTTATTCCCATACCTCAACTTTACCAGTCTTATCCCCATATCTCAACTTCCGATTTTTATCAATCGTGTCAAGTTCCCATTGACTCTGCGCTTTCTTTCAGACCAATTGATAGACTTTTCTACGCACGTGGGTAGCTAGCTAGCATACGCATCTATGAAATTTTCGCTATTTAAGCCCGAAATTTCGCACAATTAATCATTAACAGATACCTTCTTTAGCAGTCCCAATTCGATTTATGTACGAGTCCTGCGTATGAATGGAGCTCCAAGAAGTCCTGCATATGAATGGAGGCGAAGGCGATACAAGCTACGCCAAGAACTCATCCTACAATGTCTGTCtgtctctctatctctctctttaacacacacacacacacacacagagtaGTAGTAAATCATGCTATGATACGTCGATCTCTAACTTAGTATGTCTTTTTGCCCCCTTTAACATTTGTATTTTGGAGTGGTATGTGTTGCAGCTGTTTCTCATCAGGGTGAAACCTATCCTTGAACAATGCGTACAAGAATTGTTGCGGGCCAACTTGCCCAACATCAACAAGTGCATTAAAGTTGCGGATTTGGGATGCGCTTCTGGACCAAACACACTTTTAACAGTTCGGGACATTGTACAAAGTATTGACAAAGTTGGCcaggaaaagaagaatgaattAGAACGTCCCACCATTCAGATTTTTCTGAATGATCTTTTCCAAAATGATTTCAATTCGGTTTTCAAGTCGCTGCCAAGCTTCTACCGCAAACTCGAGAAAGAAAATGGACGCAAAATAGGATCATGCCTGATAGGCGCAATGCCTGGCTCTTTCTACGGCAGACTCTTCCCCGAGGAGTCCATGCATTTTTTACACTCTTGTTACTGTTTGCATTGGTTATCTCAGGTCTTTGAGTTAATCCCTTCtatcttttttactttttcttgtaGCAAAAATAAGTTCACGATTTTTATTCAACACATTAGTAACTATGCATGGAAATTTCTTTAATAATTCTCAAGATATCCACAGGAATCCAAGAAAGAGATTTCTGAAGAAACTAATAacatattttatttaattcgtGGCTCATGATTTATATTCCCACATGCAACACTAACAAAATGATCCAACTACATAAGTTACCAGCTCTAGACGTGCAGGTTCCCAGCGGTTTGGTGACTGAATTGGGGATCAGTGCGAACAAAGGGTGCATTTACTCTTCCAAAGCAAGTCGTCCGCCCGTCCAGAAGGCATATTTGGATCAATTTACGAAagattttaccaaatttcttaGGATTCATTCGGAAGAGTTGATTTCACGTGGCCGAATGCTCCTTACTTTCATTTGCAAAGAAGATGAATTCGGCAACCCGAATTCCATGGACTTACTTGAGATGTCAATAAACGACTTGGTTATTGAGGTTATCATTTCTCTGTCTATTTGATGATCAGATGCTCATTGCTTGTTATCTGAAATAAACTAGATAGCTAGCTAGCTTATTCAGGGTTCCTACCTTAGCTGCAAAATGGATGCAATTTTATCCTTTGTAACCTTGATAGAATAAACTTTGTGTAGACCAAGTTCACCGTAAATCAGATGGTAGTAACCTTTAATTGGAAGTTAGGTCACACAACTCCAATACAGTTAAGATAATTCTTTCAAGTTAGAAATATAGGGGGATTTGATTTGTCAGCtatctttttttcccccctttttgGTTAAAAAGGTAttggaaaaaataataatatgaacTAAAAGCACAAGTAATAATaattagaggtgtcaaaatgggtgacttgggcgggtttgagttgggtaaaatgggtaatgggtataagtgagtcaactcatttatacccatttaattagatgggta encodes:
- the LOC113760785 gene encoding 3,7-dimethylxanthine N-methyltransferase-like encodes the protein MELQEVLHMNGGEGDTSYAKNSSYNLFLIRVKPILEQCVQELLRANLPNINKCIKVADLGCASGPNTLLTVRDIVQSIDKVGQEKKNELERPTIQIFLNDLFQNDFNSVFKSLPSFYRKLEKENGRKIGSCLIGAMPGSFYGRLFPEESMHFLHSCYCLHWLSQVPSGLVTELGISANKGCIYSSKASRPPVQKAYLDQFTKDFTKFLRIHSEELISRGRMLLTFICKEDEFGNPNSMDLLEMSINDLVIEGHLEEEKLDSFNVPVYAASAEEVKCIVEEEGSLEILYLETFNAPYDAGFSIDDDYQGRSHSPVSCDEHARAAHVASVVRSVYEPILAGHFGEAILPDLSHRIEKNAAKVLRSGKGFYDSLIISLAKKPEKSDV